A single Brevundimonas sp. M20 DNA region contains:
- a CDS encoding DUF2141 domain-containing protein, giving the protein MIRIATLAAAALLGLTAVPAHAEGDTLTLTFETGAHTGKVMVALFNSEDAYKGGQPVASAEADASGETAVAVFNNLPAGDYAVRAFHDVNGDGRMNTNPFGMPVEPYAFSNNAVGMMGPATWEQTQFAVSGVTAQTIRIK; this is encoded by the coding sequence ATGATCCGCATCGCCACCCTCGCCGCCGCCGCCCTGCTGGGCCTGACCGCTGTCCCGGCTCACGCCGAAGGCGACACCCTGACCCTGACGTTCGAAACCGGCGCCCACACGGGCAAGGTCATGGTCGCCCTGTTCAACTCGGAAGACGCCTACAAGGGCGGTCAGCCGGTGGCCTCGGCCGAAGCCGACGCCTCGGGCGAGACGGCGGTGGCCGTGTTCAACAACCTGCCCGCCGGCGACTATGCGGTGCGCGCCTTCCACGATGTGAACGGCGACGGCCGGATGAACACCAACCCGTTCGGCATGCCGGTCGAGCCCTATGCCTTCTCGAACAACGCCGTCGGCATGATGGGCCCGGCGACCTGGGAGCAGACGCAGTTCGCCGTGTCGGGCGTGACCGCCCAGACGATCCGCATCAAGTAA